The nucleotide window GACGGCTGCCACCACTTGCCCCCAGCAAGTTGGCACAGCACACTCACTTTGCGAGCTACAAGTGCGCAGGCTCGCTCATTTCCCTGTCAACATACACCCGACACGTTCCCGTTCTTCTCCTTTTGGAATAGCTCTGCCTCTGGTGAGCAAGACCTGCGTTTGTTTtgcaacaacaaccacaCTAACACGGACGCAATAATGGCCAAGATTACAGCTCTCCTTCCACGGAACCCTGCCACAACTTGGCGCGATGGCGTCTGGCAAAGAGGAGAATGCAAAGGGCCCGGCTCCCGGCCccgacggagaagaagatgacTACATGACTATGATCATCCCGGACCCCGTCAAGAAAGAGACTTCTTTACAACGTGCGACGCGACTCAAGCGCGAGGCCCGGGAACGCGGCGTGATCAAGTCCAAAGCGCAGCTTGCAAAGGAAGCCGACGAAGCGCGCGAGAAGGCCCTGTCTACGTCTTTATTCGACGCGCCGCGCACGCAGCAGAGCAAGGggctggccatgatggccaagaTGGGATTCACCGGTGGAGGGCTCGGCAAACAGTCTGCAAAGGGCACGCCGCCTGCGGGCATCACGGAACCCATCAGCGTGGCCGTAAAGGACAaccgtggcggcgtcggcctcgacgccgagaagaggaggcgcgccgaggagTCGGGCGAGGGACAGCGGGCGGCGAAAGCGGCCAGGCTGTTTGAGGACATTGATCCAGCCACGTACAGGGAAAGGATGAGCAGGGAGCGCCAGGCCGAGAAATGGGAGAGGCAGGTTACGGCGGCCCAACGAGTCGCAGCAACCCTCGACGGCGAAAACATACccggcgaggaagctgaAGATGACGAGATCCCGCCAGCAGAGCGCCGCCCTATATCAACGCGGCGCCTCAAATCGTATCCCAAAGAGTACAGGGCGTATGTCCGCAAGGTACAGGAACAGGACCGCCTTAAGCGCGACCGCGCCTTGCTTGCCgcacgccgccacgaccgcgACCTCAACGGCGATGAAGACAACGACGATCTCACTGCCCTCGGCAAAAAGGTCGAAGAATACGTGGAGGCGGAGGACTTGGACGAGAGTGACGAGGAGTTGGAGGAATTCACCAACCTCGGTGCCGACGAGCAATTGAACAGCGTCGTCATGTATCTACGGGAGAAGCACAACTACTGCTTCTGGTGCAAGACGGCGTACCCTGACCGGGACATGGATGGTTGTCCGGGCACTACGGAAGATGATCATGACTGAAAGCAACGATGCATACCGCTGTAAAACTGTAGCTTTACATGAAATCATGTAACCTTCCAAGTTTCTCCACCGCAGCTGTGATCATGGGCGCTGTCTCCTTGTGTTAAAAGGCCCTGTTCGTCACTGAGCAGTCTgcgcgccggcgtcttcAAAGGCGGCCCTTGGTAGCCATCTTTCATATTCAATAGTCTACTGCAGTTACGCTTCTACATTTACACGTTCCCTCAACATACATGAACACGACAATTTTTTCCTCGCCAATGATGGTCAAGTCGCCTTGCCGCACTAACGCAGCCTacctcttcttgcccttgcgcttgttggccttgccgccacTCTGGGCGCCGGTCGTCTTTACCTTGCTGAGCGAGTCGATGCTCTTGTCCAACATCTCAAAATCCTCGCCAGCCGAGTCAGTGGTGGGGGTATGCTGTGGGGTGTCCGAATCGTCGTGGAAATCTTGGGCGCCAAGTTCCTCGTGCTTCTTGGTCACAAAGCGACCGACAGTCTTATTGAAGAACCAGAGAGGGACACGGACGACCGCTGTGTCCTTGATCGTCGGCTGCAGGAGTTCATCGGGCTGCCGAACAGTAAGCACGAGGTCACGCACGCGACATGTACGTGAGCGACACTTACATCAAGTAGATACTCGTTGACgttgccctcctcgtccgcttCTTCAAGaaagacgtcgccgagggagTCGACAACAAGGACCTTGCCATTCTCGGCGACAACCCTCTTGCGCGCCCCAGTGGGCGCGGGACCAGCTGAAGTGTCGGGGGGCGTGGCGCTCTGCGCCTTGCGGCTCGCCTTCTTGGAGCGACCGCGGCCATCTTCCTTTTTGGACTCCTTCTCTTGCATACGCCGCTGCTTTCTGTTCATGGGCATGGGaggggcctcgtcgtccgagtcggacgcgggcgcaggcgcgggtgcaggcgctgcgctTACGCCGGGGATGCCCATGCTGCCCCACGCCGTGTCCCTGGCGAACTTGACGTAGCGCTGGACAAACTCCTTCTGCCGCTTCCAGCTCATGTACAGGACGAGGTAGTGGatggctccgccgccgagcacgaaCAGTCCCAGCATGACGGTGCCCAGGCCGGGCCGGTAGCggttgtagtagtagtcggtGCCCTTCCAGAGCGGGAATCCGTTGGAGAGGAAATGGTCGTACCGCTGGCGGGATGAGCCGCGCAGGatgttggcgatgagggACAGGCGGGCCTGGCACTCCGAGGCCTGCTTGACGGCCGTCCTGATCTCGGCCGAAGTGGGCGGCTTCGCAAcgtgcacgccgccgccgcccgacttgGCCTTCTTGGAGGCAGCAGCTTTGGCGcggtcggccttgagctgctgcttgacCTTGTCTGGGTGCAGCGACCTCGTCTTCTTGCGATATGCCTTGTTGATGTCATCCTGCGACGCGCTCGGGAGGATGCCCAGGATCTCGTAGAATGTAGCCCCAGGGTTCGGCTCGTGCGCCGCGATCTCATCGCGGATGCGGAAGATTTCGCGGTCTGCGAGTTCCAGCCGTCGTCAGTCAAACCACCGCGATGCGTGCAAGGCGAAGGAGCACTGGCAGCTGCACGTACCTTCCTTGTCCCATGCCGCGGTCAGCGGGCTGAGGAGGGACAATATCCCGATCGAGAGATATGCAATCTTcatgtcggcgtcgttgagTGCACCGCTTGGGCGCGATTGTGTCGGCGGTGCTTGGGGAAATAAAACTTGTGCAGCCGAGTAAGTTTTGCTCGGGGTGCGCGCCAGCGCTTGTAGTACATAAGGTACGTGTAGACCGGCAGACCGAccgggctgctggcggaaCGGCCAAGTGGCGGGAAGGGTCCCTGGCTGGCCCCACTCCAGGTCCGTGGTCAGTCAgggctctgctctgctctggcCCCCCTGATGATGCTTCGAGGATGTGGAGGCTTGCGTCGAGGCGCATGAAGCGACACGGCGGGACTTGAAATGAACATGATGCGtcgagtgcgtgcgtgcgtcttGTAGTGTGCCACGCGCGAGAGACCTAACCCTACGTACTACTAGGTAATGgctacgtacagtatacttcgtGCAGGCGGCCATACAAAACATACAAAGGCGAGCACGAACCAGGTAGCAGAGTTGAGGCTGAAGCCAGCATAACCCGAAGACCAGGGCCCAAGACATCCTCCCCATCTCGAGCGAAGCAGTCTACCAGCAAGCTGCTACCCGGTAATAAGGCGCGCCAAGCGAAGCAGTCTCTGCACCGCTTTGCTGCCTGGTAAAAGCGTAGCTGGGGCAGCTGGCGGATGCCCAACATAAACATGTCAGAACGGGAGATGATCTCATCATACTCCAGGGGCTTGGATGATGGCTCAAAAACGTCCCGTACGACGGGCGATCGGGGAGGTTCGTTGAGATGGCCCGTAGCAGTGCCTGTCGATTCAACGAGCCCGATACAACACGATGAAAGTGGCGATACCCTCCAATAGGGTAAAAAATACGCCAGCTCCCTGCCGAATTGTCTCTTGTGGGCATGACAGCATGGTTCATAGGCCTGCACGGGGATCGGAAACGTAACTTGAGACATGGAggcgacagcagccgccggaACCCGTGCTCCGATTCCCTCTGTTTGAAAACGAAAAGGGAAGGACTCGCTGCTTCCCGCTCTTCCACAAAAGTAGAGAGTCAGGGGAATAAAAAACATCAGActtcgacgtcgaggtcatGGCGACAGCCCAATGCCGAAAatgcaaaaaaaaaatataGCAATTGTACGTTTCGATCGTACGACCTCCGGGTTATGAGCCCGGCTGGTTGCAAGTTAGCTTGATTCAGAATGGCTCCGCATTGAGTATAGACGTACCGCGCTTCCACTGCGCCAAATTGCTTTGAGCTTGGTGAAGAGTCAGCGTTTATTTTGGTATATAAGCCCAAATCTATAGTGGGGCTGAAACTTCCCGATCAACACCACAATCGGGCACCACTGTCGTGGACATCAAGTGGTTTCGAGAAGAGCGAAATGAGCACGAGCTGTTTTCTTTTTCATAATAATAACTATTTGGACGCTGGCTAATCTGTATCTGGCCACCGCCGACCAAGGTGTTCCGAAGCGTCTGAGTGCCTCCAGTAATGAAAACATCGAAGTCGGCAGTATTTACAAAGTAGCTGCAATCTGGGTTGTGGCAACAATCAGCCTTCACGTTCCGCCTCTACCTCGACAGTGAGCAACCGATTCTTCTGGTTCACGCATTTGCTCTTTGTTAATTTGCAAGCTTCTGCAT belongs to Purpureocillium takamizusanense chromosome 1, complete sequence and includes:
- a CDS encoding uncharacterized protein (SECRETED:SignalP(1-20~SECRETED:cutsite=TAA-WD~SECRETED:prob=0.8066)~EggNog:ENOG503NUV2~COG:O~TransMembrane:1 (n3-14c19/20o169-190i)), with protein sequence MKIAYLSIGILSLLSPLTAAWDKEDREIFRIRDEIAAHEPNPGATFYEILGILPSASQDDINKAYRKKTRSLHPDKVKQQLKADRAKAAASKKAKSGGGGVHVAKPPTSAEIRTAVKQASECQARLSLIANILRGSSRQRYDHFLSNGFPLWKGTDYYYNRYRPGLGTVMLGLFVLGGGAIHYLVLYMSWKRQKEFVQRYVKFARDTAWGSMGIPGVSAAPAPAPAPASDSDDEAPPMPMNRKQRRMQEKESKKEDGRGRSKKASRKAQSATPPDTSAGPAPTGARKRVVAENGKVLVVDSLGDVFLEEADEEGNVNEYLLDPDELLQPTIKDTAVVRVPLWFFNKTVGRFVTKKHEELGAQDFHDDSDTPQHTPTTDSAGEDFEMLDKSIDSLSKVKTTGAQSGGKANKRKGKKR
- a CDS encoding uncharacterized protein (COG:A~EggNog:ENOG503NZGT) encodes the protein MASGKEENAKGPAPGPDGEEDDYMTMIIPDPVKKETSLQRATRLKREARERGVIKSKAQLAKEADEAREKALSTSLFDAPRTQQSKGLAMMAKMGFTGGGLGKQSAKGTPPAGITEPISVAVKDNRGGVGLDAEKRRRAEESGEGQRAAKAARLFEDIDPATYRERMSRERQAEKWERQVTAAQRVAATLDGENIPGEEAEDDEIPPAERRPISTRRLKSYPKEYRAYVRKVQEQDRLKRDRALLAARRHDRDLNGDEDNDDLTALGKKVEEYVEAEDLDESDEELEEFTNLGADEQLNSVVMYLREKHNYCFWCKTAYPDRDMDGCPGTTEDDHD